Sequence from the Hylaeus volcanicus isolate JK05 chromosome 1, UHH_iyHylVolc1.0_haploid, whole genome shotgun sequence genome:
TTAACTTACTTTGTCTTAACATTATTAGCCTTCAGACGTTGATACCACAGCTTCCCTTGAGACGGAGGTACGCGTAAGTCATTCGAACCGATGCACAATAAGGTTGGAGCTTTCACTTTACCAACGTGACGAATCGGAGaacatttatacattttcacGAACATTTCAAATTCAGACGAGTCTATCGCGGGCGTTTCATCGAATGAACAGTTTATAACAGCGGCACACCTGGAATTAGATTTGAAACGACATTAATGATGGGACTTAAATACTTCCTATGATATATATTCGAACAATATTGTAACTATTTATAAGTTATGACTCTTGTACTAGACGTGCATCGCctcttattatattttgttctacAATTACGCTTACATATCGTGATGGTACATAATTTTCTCTTCCTTACTCAGAGCATTGCGACTGCAATATAATCGAGATAATTCAGAActatataaaattcttaaaaatacattaattttttaccaGTCTGGAATATCTGATATTCGAAACATAGCAGAGATGTCAATTACAGGATTCCTCGCAACGACAACTTTGTACAAGTCCTGCGAAATAGGTTTATCATTATACGATATTTTGCGAGTACTTTACGAGCTTACCGGATATTGGCCACTTAGATGAGTCACTAAAAATCCACCATGTGAACCTCCAGTTAATCCTATTTTTTCGGGATTTAACCATGGATACTTTCGTAAAGCTTCTTTTGTAGCGGTTACGCAATCTGTTACATCAGCATCCCCAACTCTGCCTTGAAgatattctacatttttagaACCCATTCCTGTTGACCCGCGATAATTAACTTGCACCACGGCTAAGCcttaaattaaagataattatttGGTGGTACAAccaagaaaatcgagtttgaaagtTGAATCAATCGAACCCTTACCTGACAATACAAAGAGGAAATAATCGAGTATAAACTGGTTCACGTAATTAGAGTGAGGTCCTCCGTGTGGTACAATTACTAAAGGTACAGATTTGTCATCTCCACTTTTTGGTCCAAAATAGATAAAGTTAAAGTGTTCTAGAAAcgtcataaaattaaatacatttaactGAAAACCTCTATTTAGTATTACTCAAGTGACTTACTAATTTCATCTTGATTATCGTAATCATGATTCAAACACTCGTACATTATATTTTCGGACCCAGGAATTAACGCTGAAGTTGAAAGTTTACTTCTCACGATATTACCGCTGCTAGTTACTTCCAAATTGAACTTTCCTACAGTAAGAACGGAAGGCTCTACAAGAGACATTTCAGAAAATGCGATAATGTCATTTTTCACATCCAAGATAGTGAGGCTAGTTTGATCATTCTGAATCTCGGTtatagtttttgtttctgtaagaaacatatttatatatcgtaattacaataaatgagaaatttcGTAAAGAGCACGTATATCTTTTTACTTGTATCAACGATGTAAGAACGTATATTATTCTGTTGAGGTGAACTCAAGAATATGTATTGGGAATCGCTGCTCCAACATCGTCGTGGTAAACGGCCGTACAAACCGTagaattgttttgaatttttaatcgatataGATGTGTGCACTACATCTACAAGCACGTCAGCCTAgattgaacaaaataatttaagttcaCATGGAATGAACACGGTATCGATACATCAATATGTGACTACCTCTAGTTTCTCAGAATCTAACTTCAAATGCATCAATCTGTGAGCGTTGTGATGTGGTCCACCAGCTTCTCTTTCTAGccaaattaaatgttttccaTCGGGACTAATTCTGGGGCAACGGACGGCGCATCCATCGCTCGAGAGTTTTTCtaggaaataattgtaaatattacaagCTGTGATAGAATAATAAGATACACAGACATCGAATATTTCTTACTGTATTCCCCATCTTTCAGTAGAAATATCCAAGACAGTCTGTTAGTACAGGCAATAAGACCTAAATGTCTCGGTTCGTGTTTCCACGCTACCCCGACTACTCCTTGATTTTTTGTCCACAATACTTGAGCGGGTGAAAGTTCGTCCGGTATACccgataaaattgatattgtgTCTGTTATTGTATCGAGGACTCCGATAACAGATCGATGTTTACCCACTAATTGTTCTCCCCAATGAGGTTTGTAAATATACTCATTACCCTGTTGCAAGTATTTATTCCAGTAAAGTTTAAAATGCTTCCACTGCATTTATATAGTGGTAaacaatgtattaatatacaatatatataaatatttatatatctatcTTACGACTGAtacttcatcttcttctttttcttttttactaagaggtttttgtttgtaaaatggTCCAGATTTTGGAAGTTTCTTTTCTGCAATGTATAAAACCTTAGTCTTATCTGGAGACCATTCAAAAGAAGCAAATTCAGCTGTAACATAACATAGCATTAGTAACTTTATCAGAGGCCTggattaaatgtaaaaaattacaacttataaacaattacaatCTGTGTATACATCTCCATGAACATCCAAAGCAGCCAAATCATAATTCTCTACAAGCCTCTGCTTATCCCAGATTTCTATAAATTGTTTCGAGGTGTTCTCAACTGTAGTTTGCTTTAATACAGCTCTACGTTTCTCATCTTCAGTGGATACAGATAAAAGCCTGATAGAAAAGATATAGGTAAAAGCTTTTAtaggtaaaagaaaattagaagTATAAGTTAGAAATGTAACATACTCTGTTGTAACATcaattggaaaattttcagATAGAAGTTGCAATTCAGAATCCAAAATGTGATTCcgacaaaatttttcatttattttcctctcTAAATTTCTTTGGGACCAAGTACTTAAAATTAGTACTCCACTACTAGTCGCTCGAAGAATCTTTGCACCGCTTAATGACGGATTCCGAGctaatgttttatataaattaacaattttttcaacctACAACAGtgttaatatattaatgaaatattaaacgtagtaaaataaaaatggttattagaatattaaaaccaATGGAATATTCACACGAAAAGTAGTAGgatgtattaaatttgtacatacCTGATTCGATGCCATTTTGTAAAAAGCTCCTTATTCCGCTATTTCTTCGTTGATTCTGCTATCAAAATACAACGAGTACGCTATAAAAAGAGTTCTTATCTTAATAAGAATCAAACACAGATAACAGATGTAAATAAGAAACTATGTcaaaaaatgatcaaagtaAGGTTATGTTTTGTGGTTAGTGTTAgatattcttttttcgtttaaatgcaTTTGTTACGACCACCACTTCGAAGAAGatactaattattaatacaatagAAATATACGTAGGTTGATTAAGtttggaattaaataatatatcgaaatatttgaGGCGGTTCACTACTTCTAAAAGGCGCCTGTCGACTGTTATCTTTTATAGACATTGAATAGTACTGAATAGTACCCAATGTACCCAATAGTATCTATCGAGTTTGCAaaaacgataaaagaaaacatagcTATCGACGCtatcttcaaaattatttgataaggAAAGAATCTTCTGAAGGTGTAATCTTCTTCTTATTACATCAACTTCCAgtacagaaaatttatttacaatctataattttacaaGCGTATCTAGAAGATACATCTATGACTCTTTATATTACGTATATACAATTCGCAACAACGACGCGTAGGTCTTCGTAACTTCAGCATAAAGCAcatctataaaaatgtttataaaaataatttaaaattgctttataatttaatagaaagcTGTTGTATCTACTTTAagcgaatatttcttttttccactttctttCGATGTCGTATCGCAATAATActaaatgtttgaaaagatACACGATACTCCGACGTAGATAAGAAAATACCCATCAAAATTTCTGGATCGAAACTATGTTGCGAAATGTTTGTTTCTAAAGGGGTGGCGACAATCTGTACAttctaaattgaaattatcgtataaaataatatacatacatatacaaattacgtttaattgtaCTTATACGAATATCAGTCGTGTGTTTGTTAAAACTCATTTATCGTTTGTTACAAGTATCCCAAATCTAGTATCGAACAATACTtatgaaagtataaaaaagaaaacgattccGTAAAGTACCTATCTCCAACGTCGGTTATTcctttaacaattaaaaatatatgccGCATGCTCTGTAAAATTACAgtcgtttaaacatttaaaaacgtGGAGTTCgactttttaatataaaataggCTATTCTATGTAGGCTGtggataaatttctataaagaaTACTTGGAATCAACTATTCAACGCTAGTTGATCTACGCGACATTCAGATTGACAAATAATCCCTCATGAAATCAGTGGAATCGAATCAAGGCAATCTTTCGTAATTCCATTAAGGCGCACAAGACGCTCGGCACTTTCGATTCGCGATTTTTCCTTTCAGTTGCCAAACAATGCAGCTTTCTGCCTAAATTGCGCTCGCCTCGCCGCTTTTTCCTCCTCCTCTCGCTTCCGTTCCTCCTGCTCCATGCGGATTTCGTCTTCGAATTTGCTCGTTTTACGTAGCTCCTCTATctgcgaaagaaaaaaagaaaaacagtaaTTAATGCACAGGAAGCATTAATTGGGACGGATACGCTTTCGCGAATCGTTGATCCGCTCTACGCACGGCTACTGGAATAAAGTCATTCATAGTTTCACACGTTCGCAATTTCATTATCACCTTCCAAGCTGGCGTGGATAGCGGTTAGTTGTAGACTCAaggagaataaaaaaaatattaataagtaattctTTCCCGGACAAACGTTTACCTTAGCTTCGAAGAAGTTTTTGGCGCCCGTAACTCCCACCTCGTCTACGTCTACTTCTGTTAGCCGAGCTAGCTGGCTCAACCCAGAGTCCTGTTCTAACTCGCCAGCACGCGCCTTGCGGTAGATCAGTAGAAACTGCAACAAAGACCGTCCAAGCTAAAGGAAAAGATGATAATGACCCGATAAAATTTCCTGAAAAATCACTGTCACGCGGCTGGCGTTCATTTCCCTAATTCGATTAGCATTCTAAATCGATAACACGACGACTAAGGGGAAGGTGAAGGTGAGTACTGGTCGCTGCACCGAGTTCAGCGACGCGATGAATCATGGCGATTCGCGATCAGGAGACCCGATCGCGTGCATGCAGATCGAACGCTTTGTTCACGAACCACGAAAAGTCACGTAGGAGAATGCGGGGCCATTCGTTTGCATCGAGTCCGAGGACTTTCCTTTGCCGCGCACACGTGGCTTCGCATCTGCGATTTATCTTTTCTCAAAAGCGGACCTATCGCCTATGGCGTCAATGGACATGGATATTTTCTACCGCGATAAATTACTGCGGCTACAATTGCTACACGATCTTAAATGATACAGAGTTTTCCACGAGGAACTTTGTTACAgaatacagaataaaaaaatgttggcTTTCTGTAAGAATTTGTGATCGATATTCGCCTCGAGAACATATTCGAAACCTACTCGAAGCGCGTTTATAGCGTACTCTACTAAAATAGAACACCATTGACCCCCACAAGTGTGCATACAGACAGAATAAACACTGGCCATCATCAGCCAGCTTACGCGCAAGTTTCACGTTAAACCCCCCGGGGGGCAAACTATTTTTACGAGGGATACATGGCACGTGCGTTCACGCATTAAACGTCGCAACAGGcaaaaataaaacgtgtttCGGTAAGGCATTTACGTCTCATCGAAAAGTCGACCAGCGTGTATAATACTTGACGCTTAATTTTACCGTTCCTACATTCCTCGTATCATATTGCATTTGTATGTACGAAATTTCTTTGTACTTTGTATTCCGTTATATGTTATTTCTTAATATAGAAGCGTGTACTAGAAAGTGAAATGAAACGGGACAAGCTCCACAGTCGGGGTCTGCTCATCCAGTGAAACTAATAACGAGCCCACGAAAGTATTCATCATTTGCGCATCGATTTCCGGTCAAATTAAATCGTTACGCGAACAAAACAATTTCCTGTTTTCTTATTACGCATCGCGTGGATTctttcgatttattaaaaaatgaacgtcGATCGACACGCGAAATCGCTAACCTCGCGGAAGGAAATGCGTCCATCGCCATCCTCGTCCACTTCCTGTATCATTGCCTTCAAACCCAGGTGAGTCTGCGGTGCACCTAAAACCTCCATCATGCGTTTCAATTCGGAGAGGTCGAGGTACCCATCATGACCGTCGTCGAACCTGCAACCAATCGACgtatcgattaaataaaacatactcGGCGCGAACATCTTATCAGTTGTAGGCGATccttagtttgttttttagcGTTTGTCCGTTCCTCTGCTATTACGTTTCCTCTCGATAAAGTATCGCGTTACTTTATATGAATGGAAATCGAAGGCAATGTCGAGAATCGATCTTATCGCGTCATGTGCTTCGCTGAATCGACAGGAACGTGGTGGTTACACCCTGGAAAGCAATCAATGAGGCGGCTATCGGAATCGTTTACACGGAAAGTCGATTTCACGAGCTTCCGGCTTGCAGACACAACCGCAACGCGCCGATGACATTCTCCGCGACTTTCGAAATCGGTTGTATCGACGATCGTTCTCACGTTTCCCCTCCCCTttcgatataaatttcattgcacgctaattaaaagtaacgagTTACGCGATTAAAATGCAGGCGAACGCTTTCGTCTGCATTCATCATGAGATGCTCGGAAAATATGCGAACGCATGGTTCACCCAGGCGTATTGTtccgatatacagggtggtctaCGCAACTTGCACACAAAGTGAAAAAATGAATGCTAAGTGAATTGGCgagaatcgaaacgaaactattcgataaatattaggttTACAGCTCATCTTTCCGAAAGAAACTAATTCACTGTTATGTCATATGCGAACGCATGGTTCACCCAGGCGTATTGTtccgatatacagggtggtctaCGCAACTTGCACACAAAGTGAAAAAATGAATGCTAAGTAAATTGGcgcgaatcgaaacgaaactattcgataaatattaggttTAAAGCTCATCTTTCCGATAGAAACTAATTCACTGTTATCTCGTCTTCCTTCCAGAGTTGTCCAATGTTTCATCCACCtcttttcctatttttcacgttttcagCACAGCATAGAATTTACGCAACGTACAGAACCAATCGCTCAGCTGAATTCTCCACGCTTGGCAGGTCGAAACGAGAAATATCCGATTCGTTTCGTTGGGGACGATAACGATTTGCAATATAAAGCCAAAACTACTCAAGTGTAGCGATTCTTAGATCGGGAGTGCTCCGATGTTTGCTGTGTCAACGATTTTATCAGATAACGTTCGACGGAAATTGTTTAACCCTTCTCCCATCTTCGacagaaaagaataattcaagtTTGTCGGGAAGAAAATCACTGTCGCAAACGATGAATCTGTGCGTAGTATTGCGACAGATTATCGTTAACAACTGTTTTTCCTGTATCGCGgtaattaaatgataattgcGTGCAATTAGAAACTGTAAGTCATCATGAATCCCCAATTTTTAACAGACGTGCAATaacgtaataattattgatattaCAGCTGACAATCTGTAATAACAAACACAACActcgaagaattaattatttactcgtCTCGCTGGTTCTGAGGTCAAGGTAGAGAAATGACGCGATATAACGTAAATACTCAAACGAACGTACCACGTCTAGTTCTTCTACTTCTTTATACCAAAGTATCTAGCGACGAGGAAATAGCGTCGAGTTCTACAGAATTTACAAAGGTCCTCACCAATGGCCGGAAGTATGTACACTGACTCAGTGCAACTATCGGCGACAGATAAAACGAACGATTGGACTCGcaacaaattacattaaccGCAATCGTCGCGACGataaattcgtttcgttcggGGTAAAGAGCAAGAATCGTTCGAAGGTCGAGGTTGCGGGTTTATATGCATAGACGAGCGGTGCTGATCGATAAGAGAGGGAGTAGACGCGCATTTCTCTGATACCCTACCTATATCTCCCCACGTACGCGATCGGAGACGTTTGCGATTTCACGgttcatttgaataatcaaTCGACGAGCAGGTTTTATTGCGGCAGCGGTTTAGTTATCAGCGAAAGAAATACGAGTACGAGGGTTACTGTTTCCGTTGGTGTGCACCAGAGGAGGACCTAAACTCGTCGAAGCCTCGAGTTAACTATCGTTCTTCGCAAATGAAAGACGAGTATCGTTATTAAAGTATAAACAGCTCCCCAAAAGTTACGTTAAAACAGAATAATACAAAGTTTTActcgatataaattataaaggGTTTAATTAGAAGCTACGGAGAGAAGAGAGTCATATTCTAAGGGTTCCTACACCCCCTCTTTGACAACtgtcaatttcaatttttcaaagtgaTACTCTATAATATAAGTGCCATTACGTAACTAAACGGCACCATTATATCACAATTTCCTTCTAAGTCTTCAATCAGAAGCTGCAAAGTGTTATTACGGGATGAAGCTACGAGCGAGTTGCGATTCCCTGGGTAGAAGCGAATATTTTCGTCGAAAAATGTTCGACGACGTCAATTTACGTGCCTCGAGTATCAAGGAAccagaaagaaatgtttactcCGTAGAAAGGACTCGTAATCCCACGAAATTCATACTCGTAGATATCTTCGATTCGGGATTACGAGGTTCCTCGGGACGCGAAACGAGTTTCATCGATGCGTTTGACCTTTAGCGTACACTTGacctttcgatattttatatcgttGCTTCTGACACCGTTCGTTTGATTCGACGATGACGAAACGAAAGCGACAAACATCGACCCACGAAATTTCATCGCCGCGCTATATTCTCGACGTCATCGTGTATCGATCCTCGAGTAACTAACGGTCTTCGCGTATTATTTTCGctatatttcatttgtttatccgAATAAGAACTTGGCTAATCTCTGGCCTACATCGATTATGCCTCGCAAGCCGGTAATTACTATTGCGACGAGGACCTATGACGTGACGCGAATCGATTCTAACCAGGCCAGGTTGTTCCGTGACGATGTACAGGCTAGTCCAGGTATTGTTATCGCACAATCAATTCTTGGATCACGGGGCTGGCGGCGCGATTCATTCGCCAACGTTCTCCAAGACTAGAGGGAACTGGGTCAAGGTGACCGCTGGTACTTGGCTGATACGTTCCCTCTCGCCCTTCCACCATTCTTTCGTAGATCGATGCGGTGGAGATTCTCCTTTTGTATTTGGAAAGACGTCATCACCTCCGCGGCTCCACTGTAACGCGCTTTTCCCCGCTGCTTCGCTTTTGGCACGTTGCGAAACCTTTAACCCTCGACCGCTGCTATTTCATCCCAGCCCTCGAGGCTTCTGGATATTTTTTCGTAACGTATTTCTATGCATCGCGGTGTATCGCAAGTATCAATGAAAACCTATGCCCATGCTGCGTTCGTATTCGATCGTCTATTCTCTGCTCGATGCGCAGCTAGCCTaattgtctcgtttctttaaGCGTTTCACTTTCTTCCTCGCGTACCGCGTAATTGGCCTGCGCTCCGCATTCTACAATTCGACGTTCTTAAAAGAAATAGGTTCGCTCAGAATGCGGCCCCCGACGCGACTCGTCGCATAACGACAAGCAGACCGTTAGTTCAAAACCATTCGCGAAGAGCACGCGTCCCGAATACGTAAACGCCATTGGGATTTATTCCATAACACGAGTCCCAGACGTTGCGCggatattttatatcgatcgATTCTTGCCCGACGAAACGTCGGATTACtccgataattaatttcttcccTATTTTAAACGACACAAATGTACTATAACGTACGCGGAGTACATTCTATCGATATTTCGTACCTCCACG
This genomic interval carries:
- the LOC128880532 gene encoding acylamino-acid-releasing enzyme-like isoform X2, which codes for MASNQVEKIVNLYKTLARNPSLSGAKILRATSSGVLILSTWSQRNLERKINEKFCRNHILDSELQLLSENFPIDVTTELLSVSTEDEKRRAVLKQTTVENTSKQFIEIWDKQRLVENYDLAALDVHGDVYTDSEFASFEWSPDKTKVLYIAEKKLPKSGPFYKQKPLSKKEKEEDEVSVGNEYIYKPHWGEQLVGKHRSVIGVLDTITDTISILSGIPDELSPAQVLWTKNQGVVGVAWKHEPRHLGLIACTNRLSWIFLLKDGEYKKLSSDGCAVRCPRISPDGKHLIWLEREAGGPHHNAHRLMHLKLDSEKLEADVLVDVVHTSISIKNSKQFYGLYGRLPRRCWSSDSQYIFLSSPQQNNIRSYIVDTKTKTITEIQNDQTSLTILDVKNDIIAFSEMSLVEPSVLTVGKFNLEVTSSGNIVRSKLSTSALIPGSENIMYECLNHDYDNQDEIKHFNFIYFGPKSGDDKSVPLVIVPHGGPHSNYVNQFILDYFLFVLSGLAVVQVNYRGSTGMGSKNVEYLQGRVGDADVTDCVTATKEALRKYPWLNPEKIGLTGGSHGGFLVTHLSGQYPDLYKVVVARNPVIDISAMFRISDIPDWCAAVINCSFDETPAIDSSEFEMFVKMYKCSPIRHVGKVKAPTLLCIGSNDLRVPPSQGKLWYQRLKANNVKTKMLLYEDNHPLASGPAEIDNVINACLWLLEHISTEKVDSISLQENKCDKYNNCE
- the LOC128880532 gene encoding acylamino-acid-releasing enzyme-like isoform X1, whose protein sequence is MASNQVEKIVNLYKTLARNPSLSGAKILRATSSGVLILSTWSQRNLERKINEKFCRNHILDSELQLLSENFPIDVTTELLSVSTEDEKRRAVLKQTTVENTSKQFIEIWDKQRLVENYDLAALDVHGDVYTDSEFASFEWSPDKTKVLYIAEKKLPKSGPFYKQKPLSKKEKEEDEVSVGNEYIYKPHWGEQLVGKHRSVIGVLDTITDTISILSGIPDELSPAQVLWTKNQGVVGVAWKHEPRHLGLIACTNRLSWIFLLKDGEYKKLSSDGCAVRCPRISPDGKHLIWLEREAGGPHHNAHRLMHLKLDSEKLEADVLVDVVHTSISIKNSKQFYGLYGRLPRRCWSSDSQYIFLSSPQQNNIRSYIVDTKTKTITEIQNDQTSLTILDVKNDIIAFSEMSLVEPSVLTVGKFNLEVTSSGNIVRSKLSTSALIPGSENIMYECLNHDYDNQDEIKHFNFIYFGPKSGDDKSVPLVIVPHGGPHSNYVNQFILDYFLFVLSGLAVVQVNYRGSTGMGSKNVEYLQGRVGDADVTDCVTATKEALRKYPWLNPEKIGLTGGSHGGFLVTHLSGQYPDLYKVVVARNPVIDISAMFRISDIPDCRNALSKEEKIMYHHDMCAAVINCSFDETPAIDSSEFEMFVKMYKCSPIRHVGKVKAPTLLCIGSNDLRVPPSQGKLWYQRLKANNVKTKMLLYEDNHPLASGPAEIDNVINACLWLLEHISTEKVDSISLQENKCDKYNNCE
- the LOC128880680 gene encoding EF-hand domain-containing protein D2 homolog — encoded protein: MPADAELSNLLSRRQRINEELEEGKEVKKQYKFVNVYTEFHELSRREIKQYEQTFNRFDDGHDGYLDLSELKRMMEVLGAPQTHLGLKAMIQEVDEDGDGRISFREFLLIYRKARAGELEQDSGLSQLARLTEVDVDEVGVTGAKNFFEAKIEELRKTSKFEDEIRMEQEERKREEEEKAARRAQFRQKAALFGN